In Methylothermaceae bacteria B42, the following are encoded in one genomic region:
- a CDS encoding ribose-5-phosphate isomerase (catalyzes D-ribose 5-phosphate --> D-ribulose 5-phosphate in the nonoxidative branch of the pentose phosphate pathway), translated as MTPDDLKRQAAEAAIEYVRGVPIIGVGTGSTVNHFIDFLADFKAEIEGAVSSSEMSTERLKKLGIPVLDLNAVGDLEVYVDGADEINPRLQLIKGGGGALTREKIIAAASKKFVCIADEGKCVDILGKFPLPIEVIPMARSFVSRQMVKLGGQPEWRENYSTDNGNEIIDVHNLSIMEPIEMEKTINNIPGVVTVGIFALRPADVVLVGTESGVETLTV; from the coding sequence ATGACACCTGATGATTTAAAACGACAAGCCGCTGAAGCCGCCATTGAATATGTTCGCGGCGTTCCCATTATTGGCGTAGGTACTGGTTCCACCGTCAATCATTTCATCGATTTTCTGGCTGATTTCAAAGCAGAAATCGAAGGCGCGGTATCGAGTTCGGAAATGAGCACCGAGCGGCTTAAAAAATTGGGCATTCCAGTGCTGGACCTCAATGCTGTTGGGGATCTGGAAGTTTATGTGGACGGCGCCGATGAAATCAATCCCAGATTGCAGTTAATCAAGGGTGGTGGTGGCGCATTGACCCGGGAAAAAATCATCGCCGCCGCAAGTAAAAAATTCGTTTGCATCGCCGATGAAGGCAAATGCGTCGATATCTTGGGTAAATTCCCTTTGCCCATCGAAGTGATTCCCATGGCCCGCAGCTTTGTTTCCAGGCAAATGGTGAAATTAGGCGGTCAACCGGAATGGCGGGAGAACTACAGTACTGATAATGGCAACGAAATCATCGATGTCCACAATCTGTCCATCATGGAACCCATTGAAATGGAGAAAACCATCAATAACATCCCCGGTGTCGTCACTGTAGGTATTTTCGCCTTACGCCCGGCTGATGTAGTGCTGGTAGGAACTGAAAGCGGCGTCGAAACTTTAACGGTTTAA
- a CDS encoding threonine ammonia-lyase (threonine deaminase; threonine dehydratase; in Escherichia coli, IlvA is part of the isoleucine biosynthetic pathway): protein MITKYIESILRARVYDVAKETPLDFAPNLSSRLHNSVYLKREDLQPVFSFKLRGAYNKICHLTPSEREKGVIAASAGNHAQGVALAAAKLGIRALIVMPVTTPEIKVAAVKRLSAEIELFGDSYDSACDHALTLAKEKGLAFIHPYDDQDVIAGQGTIAMEILRQYTDPIHGIFVPVGGGGLIAGIAAYVKFLYPQIKIIGVEPEDAASLFHALKAKRRVILEHVGIFADGVAVRQIGKEPFRLARQWVDEVICVSTDEICAAIKDIFEDTRSIVEPAGALAVAGIKKYVEDTGTTQACLIAIESGANMNFERLRYVAERTELGEHKEALLTVTIPERPGSFLSFCRALGLRGITEFNYRFFDEREAQVFTGIKITNQEEKDILIQDLKNAGFPVLDMSSNELAKEHIRYMVGGHPPKLLDEIIFRVEFPERPGALLKFLTAMGGRWNISLFHYRSHGAATGRVLVGVQVPKDERKSFKQFMDSVGFAYQEETENPAYQLFLGGNQLCQL from the coding sequence ATGATAACGAAATATATTGAAAGCATCCTCCGGGCTAGGGTTTACGATGTCGCAAAAGAAACCCCGCTTGATTTTGCGCCTAATTTATCTTCCCGTTTGCACAATAGCGTGTATTTAAAGCGCGAGGATTTGCAACCGGTCTTTTCATTCAAGCTCAGGGGGGCGTATAACAAAATTTGCCACTTGACGCCTTCAGAGCGGGAAAAAGGCGTGATAGCCGCCTCGGCAGGCAATCACGCCCAAGGGGTTGCCTTGGCGGCGGCAAAATTGGGTATCAGGGCATTAATCGTCATGCCAGTGACTACGCCAGAAATTAAAGTCGCGGCGGTGAAGCGGTTGAGCGCTGAAATTGAATTGTTCGGCGATAGTTATGACAGCGCCTGTGACCACGCGCTTACTTTGGCCAAGGAAAAAGGTCTGGCGTTTATTCACCCCTATGATGACCAGGATGTGATTGCTGGCCAGGGTACGATTGCCATGGAGATTCTGCGTCAATACACGGACCCGATTCATGGCATCTTTGTCCCGGTGGGTGGCGGCGGGTTGATTGCCGGGATTGCGGCTTATGTGAAATTCCTCTATCCCCAAATCAAAATTATTGGCGTGGAGCCTGAGGATGCTGCAAGCCTTTTTCATGCCTTAAAGGCCAAAAGGCGAGTGATATTGGAACATGTGGGTATTTTTGCCGATGGCGTGGCGGTCAGGCAAATAGGCAAGGAACCTTTTCGCTTGGCCAGGCAATGGGTGGATGAGGTGATTTGCGTCTCGACCGATGAAATCTGCGCCGCCATCAAGGATATTTTCGAAGATACTCGTTCCATTGTAGAACCTGCCGGCGCTCTGGCTGTGGCCGGGATAAAAAAATATGTGGAAGACACGGGTACAACCCAGGCTTGCCTGATCGCTATCGAGAGCGGCGCCAACATGAATTTTGAGCGGCTTCGATATGTGGCGGAACGCACTGAGCTGGGAGAGCATAAAGAAGCACTGCTGACGGTCACCATCCCGGAACGTCCGGGAAGTTTTTTAAGCTTTTGCCGCGCTCTGGGATTACGCGGGATTACCGAATTCAATTATCGGTTCTTTGACGAACGGGAAGCCCAGGTTTTCACCGGTATCAAGATTACCAATCAAGAAGAAAAAGACATCCTCATCCAAGACCTGAAAAATGCGGGTTTTCCGGTGCTGGATATGAGCAGTAACGAATTGGCCAAGGAACACATTCGTTACATGGTAGGCGGACATCCGCCCAAATTACTCGATGAAATTATTTTCCGGGTGGAATTTCCCGAACGCCCGGGTGCTTTGCTCAAATTCTTGACAGCGATGGGCGGGCGCTGGAATATCAGCTTGTTTCATTACCGAAGTCACGGCGCGGCCACGGGGAGGGTACTGGTGGGAGTTCAAGTGCCCAAGGATGAACGCAAATCCTTTAAACAATTTATGGACAGCGTTGGATTTGCCTATCAAGAGGAAACCGAAAATCCCGCTTATCAGTTATTTTTGGGTGGGAATCAGCTTTGCCAACTTTGA
- a CDS encoding EVE domain-containing protein, with protein sequence MNYPSNLQFWLMKSEPSVFGIDNLAACPKQTTHWDGVRNYQARNMMRDQMKPGDLAFFYHSNCKEPGIVGVMEVVREGYPDFTAFDPDSQYFDPKSSPDKPRWFMVDVKLVGKFDRTISLSELKSYPELEGFKLLQRGNRLSVMPVESQHWDFISKLAKLIPTQK encoded by the coding sequence ATGAATTACCCATCAAATCTCCAGTTCTGGTTGATGAAATCAGAACCCTCTGTATTCGGTATTGACAACTTGGCTGCCTGCCCAAAGCAAACCACCCATTGGGATGGGGTTCGCAATTATCAGGCACGGAATATGATGCGCGATCAAATGAAACCAGGGGATTTGGCTTTTTTTTATCACTCCAATTGTAAAGAACCGGGGATTGTCGGAGTGATGGAGGTTGTTCGGGAAGGCTATCCCGATTTCACTGCTTTTGATCCCGACAGCCAGTATTTTGATCCCAAAAGCAGCCCGGATAAACCACGCTGGTTCATGGTGGATGTAAAATTAGTCGGCAAATTCGATCGGACGATTTCTCTGAGTGAACTGAAATCCTATCCTGAACTGGAAGGCTTCAAACTACTCCAACGCGGTAACCGCCTTTCGGTTATGCCGGTGGAATCACAGCACTGGGATTTCATTTCAAAGTTGGCAAAGCTGATTCCCACCCAAAAATAA